The following are encoded in a window of Callithrix jacchus isolate 240 chromosome 9, calJac240_pri, whole genome shotgun sequence genomic DNA:
- the CLEC2B gene encoding C-type lectin domain family 2 member B isoform X2, which produces MSRHKKCFIMGAILIIISNAITVLIVKLTPDSERFCPYDWIGFQNKCYYFSKEEGDWNSSKYKCSTQHADLTKIDSKEEMDFLRRYKCSSDHWIGLKMAKNQTGQWVDGAKFKKSFVMKGSEGCAYLSDDGTATARCYTERKWICRKKIH; this is translated from the exons ATGAGCAGACATAAAAAGTGTTTCATAATGGGTGCTATTTTGATAATAATATCTAATGCTATTACTGTACTAATAG TTAAACTAACTCCAGATTCTGAAAGATTTTGCCCATATGATTGGATTGGTTTCCAAAACAAATGCtattatttctccaaagaagaaggAGATTGGAATTCAAGTAAATACAAGTGTTCTACTCAACATGCTGACCTAACTAAAATTGACAGCAAAGAAGAAATG GATTTTCTTAGGCGCTACAAATGCAGTTCTGATCACTGGATTGGGCTGAAGATGGCAAAAAATCAAACAGGACAATGGGTAGATGGAGCTAAATTTAAGAAATC GTTTGTCATGAAAGGGAGTGAAGGATGTGCCTACCTCAGTGACGATGGTACAGCAACAGCTAGATGctacacagaaagaaaatggatttgcaggaaaaaaatacactaa
- the CLEC2B gene encoding C-type lectin domain family 2 member B isoform X1 — protein MISNFIVVMVGVMSRHKKCFIMGAILIIISNAITVLIVKLTPDSERFCPYDWIGFQNKCYYFSKEEGDWNSSKYKCSTQHADLTKIDSKEEMDFLRRYKCSSDHWIGLKMAKNQTGQWVDGAKFKKSFVMKGSEGCAYLSDDGTATARCYTERKWICRKKIH, from the exons ATGATATCTAATTTTATTGTTGTAATGGTTG gtgtTATGAGCAGACATAAAAAGTGTTTCATAATGGGTGCTATTTTGATAATAATATCTAATGCTATTACTGTACTAATAG TTAAACTAACTCCAGATTCTGAAAGATTTTGCCCATATGATTGGATTGGTTTCCAAAACAAATGCtattatttctccaaagaagaaggAGATTGGAATTCAAGTAAATACAAGTGTTCTACTCAACATGCTGACCTAACTAAAATTGACAGCAAAGAAGAAATG GATTTTCTTAGGCGCTACAAATGCAGTTCTGATCACTGGATTGGGCTGAAGATGGCAAAAAATCAAACAGGACAATGGGTAGATGGAGCTAAATTTAAGAAATC GTTTGTCATGAAAGGGAGTGAAGGATGTGCCTACCTCAGTGACGATGGTACAGCAACAGCTAGATGctacacagaaagaaaatggatttgcaggaaaaaaatacactaa